A part of Rhinoderma darwinii isolate aRhiDar2 chromosome 1, aRhiDar2.hap1, whole genome shotgun sequence genomic DNA contains:
- the LOC142652901 gene encoding sphingosine 1-phosphate receptor 3-like, which produces MVRLSVSFDSIAYVLLFCFHIMVAKLSVTLNGLLAVTIFTTKALRSENRFIYILNTCLSDFSLGAVWFYAGLFDNTDNPSGIFNSHLLIYTLMGIIFLSILSSQCECHFAVVSPFKYMRLMTKGRTIGVVVFCWIFPFSMSLIYGLIGASTSSTIKGISNIFTNLAIFIIMVVLNIKLYLIAKGQQEREIVGAQKDSKKSSLRLIVIISSSFLFLWTPATVYECVCGFYACPRFKNYSTDPFVILIIVTPVINPILYLWGSRAIRSAMWKTLTPCATCQK; this is translated from the coding sequence ATGGTGCGTCTTTCTGTTAGCTTTGATAGTATAGCTTATGTTCTTCTGTTTTGCTTCCACATTATGGTGGCAAAACTATCTGTCACTTTAAATGGTTTATTGGCAGTGACCATCTTCACCACTAAGGCCTTAAGGTCAGAGAACAGATTCATCTATATTCTAAATACTTGTCTCAGTGACTTCTCACTTGGAGCTGTCTGGTTTTATGCAGGTCTGTTTGATAACACAGACAACCCATCAGGAATATTTAACAGTCATCTCTTAATATATACCCTTATGGGAATCATCTTCTTGTCTATTCTCTCGTCTCAATGTGAATGTCATTTTGCTGTAGTATCTCCATTTAAATACATGCGTTTGATGACCAAAGGACGAACTATTGGAGTTGTGGTCTTCTGCTGGATTTTCCCCTTTTCCATGTCTTTAATCTATGGCTTGATTGGAGCCTCCACTTCTTCAACCATTAAAGGAATCAGCAACATTTTTACCAACCTAGCCATTTTTATCATCATGGTTGTCCTGAatataaaactttatttaataGCCAAAGGTCAACAAGAGAGAGAGATAGTTGGTGCTCAGAAGGACAGCAAGAAGTCCTCACTTCGGCTTATTGTTATAATCTCTTCCTCCTTCCTTTTCCTCTGGACCCCAGCTACAGTGTATGAATGTGTTTGTGGCTTCTATGCTTGTCCGAGATTCAAGAATTATAGCACTGATCCATTTGTGATTTTGATCATTGTAACACCTGTCATAAACCCTATTTTATACCTGTGGGGTAGTCGGGCAATTCGATCAGCTATGTGGAAGACCCTCACACCTTGTGCTACCTGCCAGAAGTAA